Proteins found in one Arachis stenosperma cultivar V10309 chromosome 8, arast.V10309.gnm1.PFL2, whole genome shotgun sequence genomic segment:
- the LOC130943996 gene encoding pentatricopeptide repeat-containing protein At2g20710, mitochondrial-like isoform X1, with translation MLFRSSFKLFNTSRVSAYQLYSTEALLSSSSSSYSSSSSSSSFSELHHQIIGDNGDPTIPLTPVLNQWLQHGGSLTHKQIQYLISTLSYSRRYTHALQISEWMSESSKYNLTPGDVAKHLNLISKVRGLEQTESFYRGIPDALIGFKVNAALLKCYAEHKSLEKAEAIMKKIKKVCPVNSPTCYNMMLKLYAQLGKYDKLDSLMREMMEKDICNGATYTIRLNAYVAAADIEGMEKLLMRMEVDPLATVDWYTYTTAANGYLKGGNVEKALSALKKSERLAVGRSKRLAYECIQTIYATSGNKDEVYRIWDKCKALNGFQNKDYLCMLSSLVKLADIDGAEKILEEWESNYKVFDTRIPHLMIRAYCNYGMLDKAEAYIKRLLDSGKQLHASTWDNLADHYCTDNDMEKAVQAMKNVLSAKRPRWRPNPLVLAASLEYLKEKGDLESVFQILKFYSEGGYLSVATYDKLVSYVHGEIPDAKAIDLIRVENRLDEDTEHLDEDTNDV, from the exons ATGTTGTTTCGATCAAGTTTCAAACTTTTCAATACCTCCCGTGTTTCTGCCTATCAATTATACTCAACAGAAGCActgctttcttcttcttcttcttcttattcttcttcttcttcttcttcttctttctcggAACTCCATCATCAAATAATTGGGGATAATGGGGACCCCACAATCCCACTGACTCCCGTTCTCAACCAATGGCTTCAACATGGCGGATCCCTCACTCACAAGCAAATCCAATATCTCATCTCAACCCTCTCTTATTCACGTCGCTACACGCACGCCCTTCAG ATATCAGAATGGATGAGTGAGTCAAGTAAATATAACTTGACCCCAGGAGACGTTGCTAAACATCTCAACTTGATATCGAAGGTTCGTGGCCTTGAACAAACCGAGAGCTTCTACAGAGGCATTCCTGATGCCCTAATTGGATTCAAGGTAAATGCTGCCCTCTTGAAATGCTATGCAGAGCATAAATCTTTGGAGAAAGCGGAGGCTATCATGAAGAAAATTAAGAAGGTTTGTCCCGTTAACTCCCCCACGTGTTACAATATGATGTTGAAACTCTATGCGCAGTTAGGAAAATATGACAAATTGGATAGTCTAATGCGAGAAATGATGGAAAAGGACATATGCAACGGTGCTACCTATACTATTCGGTTGAATGCATATGTTGCTGCTGCAGACATAGAAGGGATGGAGAAGTTACTAATGAGGATGGAAGTTGATCCTCTTGCAACTGTTGATTGGTATACTTACACTACTGCAGCAAATGGTTATCTGAAAGGTGGCAATGTCGAGAAGGCCTTGTCAGCACTGAAGAAATCAGAGCGGTTAGCTGTAGGCAGGAGCAAGAGGCTTGCCTATGAATGTATTCAAACTATATATGCTACTAGTGGTAATAAGGATGAGGTTTATCGAATTTGGGATAAGTGCAAAGCCTTGAATGGATTTCAGAACAAAGATTACCTCTGTATGTTAAGCTCTTTGGTGAAGCTAGCTGACATTGATGGAGCTGAGAAGATCTTGGAAGAATGGGAATCCAATTACAAAGTTTTCGACACCAGAATTCCACATCTTATGATCCGTGCTTATTGTAACTATGGTATGTTGGATAAGGCTGAGGCTTATATCAAGAGGCTTTTGGATAGTGGCAAGCAATTGCATGCGTCTACATGGGATAATTTGGCAGATCACTATTGCACAGATAATGATATGGAGAAAGCAGTTCAAGCAATGAAGAATGTGCTCTCTGCAAAAAGACCAAGATGGAGGCCTAATCCCTTAGTTTTGGCTGCATCTTTAGAGTACCTGAAGGAAAAAGGAGATTTGGAATCAGTGTTTCAGATTCTCAAGTTTTATAGTGAAGGTGGTTATCTCTCTGTTGCAACCTATGATAAACTAGTAAGTTATGTTCATGGTGAAATCCCTGATGCAAAAGCCATTGATCTGATTAGAGTTGAAAATCGATTAGATGAAGACACTGAACATCTTGATGAGGATACAAATGATGTTTGA
- the LOC130946782 gene encoding pentatricopeptide repeat-containing protein At2g20710, mitochondrial-like, with product MLFRSICKLFNISRVSSYQLYSTKSLISSFHSFDELEAKIVQDNRDPTTPVTPILNQWVQDGGSITHEKIRYLIACLCQRRCYTHALELSEWMRESEKYDLTTGDIADHLKLLSIVRGLEQTENFYEDIPNSRIKFKINVALAECYAEHKSLEKAEALMKKIREIYPLTTPMRYNKMLKLYAELGKYDKLDSLMQEMMEKDIRDPGTYTILLNAYVVAADIQGIDKLLMRMEADPLVTVRWRTYAIAANGYLKGGNVEKALSALKKSEQLALGNPVACLSILTIYAGIGNKAKVYGIWGKCKLRKRFYNQGHFLMLSSLVKLGDIFGAEKIMEEWESNYKVFDARIPHLMIHTYCKLGMLDKAEACIKRHLDSGKQLHASTWENLAEHYCADNNMEKAVQAMKTIFDVLI from the exons ATGTTGTTTCGATCAATTTGCAAACTTTTCAATATCTCCCGTGTTTCTTCCTATCAATTATACTCAACAAAATCACTGATttcttcttttcattctttCGATGAACTCGAAGCTAAAATAGTCCAGGATAATCGGGACCCCACAACCCCGGTGACCCCCATTCTCAACCAATGGGTTCAAGATGGCGGATCCATCACTCACGAAAAAATCCGATATCTCATCGCATGCCTCTGTCAGAGACGTTGCTATACGCACGCCCTTGAG TTATCAGAATGGATGCGTGAGTCAGAAAAATATGACTTGACCACAGGAGACATTGCTGATCATCTCAAATTGCTATCGATAGTTCGTGGCCTTGAACAAACTGAGAACTTCTACGAAGACATTCCTAATTCCCGAATTAAATTCAAGATAAATGTCGCGCTCGCGGAATGCTATGCAGAGCATAAATCTTTGGAGAAAGCGGAGGCTTTGATGAAGAAAATCAGGGAGATTTATCCCTTGACCACCCCCATGCGTTACAATAAGATGTTGAAACTGTATGCAGAGTTAGGCAAATATGACAAATTGGATAGCCTAATGCAAGAAATGATGGAGAAGGACATACGCGACCCTGGTACATATACTATTCTCTTGAATGCATATGTTGTTGCTGCAGACATACAAGGGATAGACAAGTTACTAATGAGGATGGAAGCTGATCCTCTGGTAACTGTTCGTTGGCGTACCTACGCTATCGCAGCAAACGGTTATCTGAAAGGTGGCAATGTCGAGAAGGCCTTGTCAGCACTGAAGAAATCAGAGCAGCTAGCTTTAGGCAACCCTGTTGCCTGTTTATCTATTCTAACTATATATGCTGGTATTGGTAATAAGGCTAAGGTTTATGGAATTTGGGGGAAGTGCAAACTCAGGAAGCGATTTTACAACCAAGGTCACTTCTTAATGTTAAGCTCTTTGGTGAAGCTAGGTGACATTTTTGGAGCTGAGAAGATCATGGAAGAATGGGAGTCCAATTACAAAGTTTTCGATGCCAGAATTCCACATCTTATGATCCATACTTATTGTAAATTGGGTATGTTGGATAAGGCTGAGGCTTGTATCAAGAGGCATTTGGATAGCGGCAAGCAATTGCATGCGTCTACATGGGAAAATTTGGCAGAACACTACTGCGCGGATAATAATATGGAGAAAGCAGTTCAAGCAATGAAGACTATTTTTGATGtgttaatttga
- the LOC130945081 gene encoding uncharacterized protein LOC130945081: MRGKKKGLSKATVAELKEQLAKKILRNVRAQGHPYVELRKLGKKNNIFFCILCLKTCFTDDVLYQHLRGNLHTLRLSTAKITLLKPNPWPFNDGLVFFHNSSETDKDLETTDACRIKLLKLTDIDSDKDLSLVKIDEPIQSDVQPSSADDTLDDGHTLVIRKLQFGDENVDIKVRNIGWGKIAARFLEKDHRVSGVRRIWCEWLGQEKNVEQDYGKVTKHDFALVIFSYNGDLGRIFEEDKSSLPSASMSESESERDGGRKRKKISSSASVSDSESEGDGGRKRKKRSHDSSTETSKDSTTRLPIDQNDKQLLAQIISSKAARKELRRRKRIAAEKLCNVCHQKMFPGKDVAALLNLETGKLACSTRNKIGLFHVFHASCIIHWILMCESIIIKNRLVLPTRRVAKKKAVVSDNQTVKRDDPEKRIKCVFCPECQGTGMATTDVDEHSLERTPFTLDEKFKFQMLTVHGRLNWIKNPEVVQNCSIGLDFPPSEEVFQEKVESIKLLPFYRADLECGDGAQSGA, encoded by the exons ATGAGAGGGAAGAAAAAAGGGCTTTCGAAGGCTACTGTTGCTGAGCTGAAAGAACAATTGGCAAAGAAAATACTGAGAAATGTTAGAGCCCAAGGGCATCCCTACGTTGAGCTACGTAAGCTTGGAAAGAAGAACAACATTTTTTTCTGCATTCTGTGTCTTAAGACGTGTTTCACTGATGATGTTCTGTATCAACATTTGAGAGGCAATTTGCATACGCTGAGACTGTCTACTGCTAAGATCACTCTTCTGAAACCAAATCCCTGGCCTTTTAATGATGGTCTTGTTTTCTttcataattcaagtgaaacgGATAAAGACTTGGAAACAACAGATGCTTGTCGGATAAAGCTGTTGAAGCTTACAGACATTGACAGTGACAAGGATCTCTCTCTTGTGAAGATTGATGAACCCATTCAGTCAGATGTTCAACCAAGTTCAGCTGATGATACACTGGATGATGGTCATACTTTGGTGATTCGGAAGTTGCAATTTGGGGACGAAAATGTTGATATAAAGGTCAGGAATATAGGCTGGGGAAAGATTGCTGCCAGGTTCCTTGAGAAGGATCATCGGGTCAGCGGGGTTAGAAGAATATGGTGTGAATGGTTAGGACAAGAGAAGAATGTTGAACAAGATTATGGCAAGGTTACAAAGCATGATTTTGCTCTTGTTATTTTCTCCTATAATGGTGACTTGGGGCGGATTTTTGAAGAAGACAAGTCATCTCTGCCATCTGCTAGTATGTCAGAGTCAGAAAGTGAGAGAGATGGTGGccgaaagagaaagaaaatatCGTCATCTGCTAGTGTGTCAGACTCAGAAAGTGAGGGAGATGGAGGccgaaagagaaagaaaagatcACATGATTCATCTACAGAAACCTCAAAGGATTCCACCACAAGATTGCCTATTGATCAAAATGACAAGCAGCTTCTTGCTCAAATAATTTCGAGCAAGGCTGCAAGAAAAGAATTGAGACGGCGAAAACGGATAGCAGCAGAGAAACTATGTAATGTATGTCATCAAAAAATGTTTCCTGGTAAAGATGTAGCAGCACTTCTGAATTTGGAGACTGGAAAACTAGCATGCAGTACTCGGAATAAGATTGGG TTATTTCATGTGTTTCATGCGTCCTGCATTATACACTGGATACTCATGTGTGAATCTATCATAATAAAAAATCGACTAGTACTTCCAACTAGACGAGTAGCAAAGAAGAAGGCTGTAGTTAGCGATAACCAAACTGTGAAAAGAGATGACCCTGAAAAACGAATTAAATGTGTATTCTGCCCAGAGTGCCAGGGTACTGGTATGGCCACCACTGATGTTGATGAGCACAGCCTTGAGCGTACACCCTTTACATTGGATGAG AAATTCAAGTTCCAAATGCTGACAGTTCATGGACGCCTGAATTGGATAAAAAATCCTGAAGTGGTGCAGAATTGCTCAATTGGTCTTGACTTCCCTCCATCGGAGGAGGTATTTCAG GAAAAAGTTGAATCCATAAAATTGCTGCCTTTTTATCGTGCTGATCTTGAGTGTGGTGACGGTGCTCAGAGTGGGGCATAG
- the LOC130943996 gene encoding pentatricopeptide repeat-containing protein At2g20710, mitochondrial-like isoform X2: MASTWRIPHSQANPISHLNPLLFTSLHARPSEWMSESSKYNLTPGDVAKHLNLISKVRGLEQTESFYRGIPDALIGFKVNAALLKCYAEHKSLEKAEAIMKKIKKVCPVNSPTCYNMMLKLYAQLGKYDKLDSLMREMMEKDICNGATYTIRLNAYVAAADIEGMEKLLMRMEVDPLATVDWYTYTTAANGYLKGGNVEKALSALKKSERLAVGRSKRLAYECIQTIYATSGNKDEVYRIWDKCKALNGFQNKDYLCMLSSLVKLADIDGAEKILEEWESNYKVFDTRIPHLMIRAYCNYGMLDKAEAYIKRLLDSGKQLHASTWDNLADHYCTDNDMEKAVQAMKNVLSAKRPRWRPNPLVLAASLEYLKEKGDLESVFQILKFYSEGGYLSVATYDKLVSYVHGEIPDAKAIDLIRVENRLDEDTEHLDEDTNDV, translated from the exons ATGGCTTCAACATGGCGGATCCCTCACTCACAAGCAAATCCAATATCTCATCTCAACCCTCTCTTATTCACGTCGCTACACGCACGCCCTTCAG AATGGATGAGTGAGTCAAGTAAATATAACTTGACCCCAGGAGACGTTGCTAAACATCTCAACTTGATATCGAAGGTTCGTGGCCTTGAACAAACCGAGAGCTTCTACAGAGGCATTCCTGATGCCCTAATTGGATTCAAGGTAAATGCTGCCCTCTTGAAATGCTATGCAGAGCATAAATCTTTGGAGAAAGCGGAGGCTATCATGAAGAAAATTAAGAAGGTTTGTCCCGTTAACTCCCCCACGTGTTACAATATGATGTTGAAACTCTATGCGCAGTTAGGAAAATATGACAAATTGGATAGTCTAATGCGAGAAATGATGGAAAAGGACATATGCAACGGTGCTACCTATACTATTCGGTTGAATGCATATGTTGCTGCTGCAGACATAGAAGGGATGGAGAAGTTACTAATGAGGATGGAAGTTGATCCTCTTGCAACTGTTGATTGGTATACTTACACTACTGCAGCAAATGGTTATCTGAAAGGTGGCAATGTCGAGAAGGCCTTGTCAGCACTGAAGAAATCAGAGCGGTTAGCTGTAGGCAGGAGCAAGAGGCTTGCCTATGAATGTATTCAAACTATATATGCTACTAGTGGTAATAAGGATGAGGTTTATCGAATTTGGGATAAGTGCAAAGCCTTGAATGGATTTCAGAACAAAGATTACCTCTGTATGTTAAGCTCTTTGGTGAAGCTAGCTGACATTGATGGAGCTGAGAAGATCTTGGAAGAATGGGAATCCAATTACAAAGTTTTCGACACCAGAATTCCACATCTTATGATCCGTGCTTATTGTAACTATGGTATGTTGGATAAGGCTGAGGCTTATATCAAGAGGCTTTTGGATAGTGGCAAGCAATTGCATGCGTCTACATGGGATAATTTGGCAGATCACTATTGCACAGATAATGATATGGAGAAAGCAGTTCAAGCAATGAAGAATGTGCTCTCTGCAAAAAGACCAAGATGGAGGCCTAATCCCTTAGTTTTGGCTGCATCTTTAGAGTACCTGAAGGAAAAAGGAGATTTGGAATCAGTGTTTCAGATTCTCAAGTTTTATAGTGAAGGTGGTTATCTCTCTGTTGCAACCTATGATAAACTAGTAAGTTATGTTCATGGTGAAATCCCTGATGCAAAAGCCATTGATCTGATTAGAGTTGAAAATCGATTAGATGAAGACACTGAACATCTTGATGAGGATACAAATGATGTTTGA